GTTGCGGCCAAGCGCTATGGCGCTGCCGAAATTATCGATCCCCGTCCTTTTGCGGTAGGTACGATCCATGATACTTTTGTGAAGTATCCCAACACCGGGCCTATTCTTCCGGCTATGGGTTACGGCAGCGAACAAACCAAGGATCTGGAGCAAACGATCAATAATTCTAATGCTGATATAGTTTTGGTTGCCACCCCGATCGATATTCGAAATGTGATTCGCCTGGAAAAACCGGGACTGCGCGTGCGTTATGAATTGCAGGAAATCGGCGAGCCCACATTGACAGGTATTCTTTCTGATTTTGTAAAGTCACTTTAGAACAGGGATTCTGTCATACAATTCGAAATCGTTCATGCAAAAAGTGAACACCTGGATCATGTCGTTAACCTGTTTAATGACTACAGGGAGTATTACGAACAAGAACCAAATTTAAAAAAAGCAAGGAATTTCATTAGTGCCCGATTGAGCCGGGAAGATTCTGTTATTTTCCTGGCATTATCAATTGAATCCGATATGAGTATGGCATTAGGATTTACGCAACTCTATCCTTCTTTTTCTTCGGTTTCGACCAAACGGCTTTGGATTTTGAATGATCTGTTTGTCTCAGATGAAGCCCGAAGATTTGGCGTTGCCAGGGCATTAATGGAAAAAGCAAGAAACTTCGCAATTGAAACCGATTCCAAAGGATTAATATTGGAAACTGCTATAGATAACGGACCCGCCCAGGCTTTATATGAATCACTTGGTTATACAAGGGATGATGAATATTATCGCTATTTTTTAAATGTTTGATTTGAGCATGTAATGAAACAACAAGCCGGCTATTCCAAACGGAAACTGGTGCAAAAATTGGGCATTAAAGCAGGCGACAGGATGATCATTCTCAACGCACCAAACAATTATGATCGAATTTTGTCGCCCCTGCCGGATCAAGTGGATCGGAAGGATAAGCTCGATGGCACTTTTGATTTTATCCAGTACTTCACTAAAAGCAAAATCCAACTTGCAGAAGATCTGCCTACTCTTAAGGATCACCTGGTAAAAAACGGCATGATCTGGATCTCATGGCCCAAAATGGCATCCAAAGTTCCCACAGATATGACTGAAGATGAAGTTCGCAGAGCCGCCTTTCCATTACACCTGGTCGACATCAAAGTTTGTGCCGTGGATGAAATTTGGTCTGGATTGAAGCTGGTGATTCGGAAAGAATACCGGTAATCGTGGTTTGGTGATCTATTCATAAACCTTATCACTGTCATCCCGGAGGGATCTATTTTGGCAACTAATTTATACTTACGATTTTACTATTCCCTTTTTATGGAAATAGACCCCGTTGTGTGACGGGATGACAATTAGCCTATATTAACGAGCCGAAGATTTTGTAATTTTTAGCCTAGTTATTCGAAGCAGTAGCCTGCATTTCAGACGCCACACGTTCGACTTCACGCCACACACGCAATAAATTTCCACCCCAAATTTTGGTGATTTCTTCTTCTGAATATCCTCTACGCACCAATTCCAGTGTAACATTGAAGGTTTCACTGGCATCTTTCCAACCCTCGATGCCGCCACCCCCGTCAAAGTCAGAGCTAATTCCGACATGGTCAATGCCAATCAATTTTACTGCGTGATCTATATGATCAACAAAATCCTGTACAGTTGCAGGTGGCCATTTTTCGTTGATCTCATCCCGTCTTTTTCGATAAACGGCTTGCTTTTCATCTGAAAGTTGTCTGATGGCACGACGACCACGAACTCCCAGCTCCTCGAACAATGTTTCCATTGCGGTCTGCTTTTCCGGAGGGTTCTTAACAAAATTACCCAATGCTACTGTTTGTATTACACCACCGTTTGTTTTCAACGCCTGTAACTGCTCATCATCCATGTTGCGTGATACATCGCATAAAGCTCTTGTACTCGAATGGGAAGCAATCACCGGAGCTTTGGACAAGCTTACCGCATCGAGCATAGATTTCTTTGAAATATGGGAAACATCCACCATAATCCCCAATCTATTCATTTCGGCAATTACTTTTTTACCGAACTCGCTGACGCCATTGTGTTCACTTTCGGAATCTCCCAGTTGTTCTCTCGGATTTGCAGAATCACAGATGTCATTGTGACCATTGTGCGCCAGGGTAATGTAACGAGCCCCGAGATCGTGATATTTTTTTAACAGGCTCAGATCTTTGCCAACGACATAACCATTTTCAATGCCGATGCACGCCACAAGCTTACCGCTATTATTTATTCGTACCACATCATCGGCTGTGTAAGCCAGTTCGATTTTATCAGGATACATCTCCTCGGTCATACGATGAATTGCATTGAACTTTGTCATGGCATCTTCTTTGGCCTTCGCATAGTTCTCCGGTGTTCTTTCCGTTTGACCGACAAAGACGATGAAAAACCCGGCATCCAAACCACCTTCGATCATTTTTGGCAGATCCATCTGGCGATCCCCCCGTACGCCCGGATCAACTTCTTCGCTAGCGAATGTGAGTGGAATATCGTCATGAGTATCGATTGTCAGTAGATTTTCGTGAATTCCCCTTGCTTTGGCTGTCAGCTCCTCTTCAGACATCGTAACCTCACACGACAAAAATAATGAGGAAACAATAAGCATCGATAAAATTACAATAACTTTGTGAACCATGATATCTCCTTAAAAATAAGTGCATTGATTGGTGTTGCCTAAACGTTGCTTCTGCGTGATTATTCTAAGGTTGTCAAATTCCCTATTTTTGTCAAGCAAAATATTAAAATTCATTGTCTTTGTTGTATTACTTTGAAGAATCATATAGTAATTATTATAACATGGAGTTTGTTTGTATGAATTTCAGATCGATTATTTTAAAGCATTTGGAAATTGGTCCTTAGAATATTTTTTCGGATTTTGAGATTTTGACTCGTGACTTTAAACTATCTTCTACTTTTTACAAATTAATTCTCTTGATAATCTTTATTCACAACCCATTATAGTTTCATCAGCCAGCATGTCGACAACCGACTCCAGATTGTCTGTTTCCTGGTGTTTCTTTAATTGACGATCTGCACTTGTCCCCTCATTCAATATTGTTCGAATATACTCTACATCTTCACGGCTACCCAGTTCGTCCACGACATCATCAACAAACTCAATGAGTTCAGCGATAAGAAATCTCGCTGGTACTTCTTCTTGTTTACCCAAATCGAGGAGTTTCCCATCAATTCCATCTTTCATAGCCCGCCATTTATTTTCCGCTATCAATTCTCTTCTGTAAATTCTCCAGGTTAGGTTTTTTTTGCGTAATAAGATCAATTTTGCTACAATAGCCTGCACCAATGCCGCAAGTGCAATCACTTCATCAATTTTTGTAGTACAATCGCAAATTCTAAATTCAATGGTATCGAACTTCGGATGAGGCCGTAGGTCCCACCAAATTTTAGTCGGATCTTCTATGCATTTGGTCTTTAACAATGTTTTAACCAGGTTATCATAATCGTCTGCTGTGCGAAAATATTCCGGGATACCGGTTCGGGGAAGATCTCCGAAAATGACTGCACGATATGATTTGAGCCCGGTAAATTTACCGCGCCAAAAAGGCGAGGAGGTTGACAACGCAAAAATATGAGGTGCAAAGTATGTCAATTGATTCATGATATCAATGCGAAGATTTCGATCCGGAATGCCGATGTGGATATGCATGCCAAAAATTAACAACCTACGAGCCAGAATACTCATATTCGCTTCCAAGGTTTTATACCGTTCTTTTTCAGTCACAAGTTGATCTTTCCAACTGGAAAACGGATGTGTTCCTGCAGCTATAATCTTTCGATTGTTCTTTTCTGCAATTTCTGCCACGATACTCCGCAATCGACGAATCTCCTGGCGAGCTTCTTTTATGTTACGGCAAACATGGCTGCCTACTTCAATTTGGGATTGCATAAACTCAGGTTGTACTTGGTCGCGGAATAGAACGGCGCCTTGTTCGAGAAACTTACCTATATATGAAGTGAGTTCCCGAGTATCAGGATCTATTATTTGAAATTCTTCTTCAATGCCGATGGTTAGATCTTCGATCTTCATCAAACCTCCAAACTGTGAACAAATTACTTAATTTACACAGTTTTAAATAAGAAATGCAATAGGTTTTTTGTTTAAGGCTAAATTTGTATTCCAAGCTTGACAATTAAAAACCATATGAGTAATTTTCAGAAATGAAAATTAACCTGATCTATTCATAAACCGCCAAGACGCGAAGGACGCAAAGGATAAAAAACAATATCATATGATAGTTTCTCATTCATAGAGATTGAAATACATCTTATTGTACAAGTACAAAACTGCATGTAAGTGTTCGTTTCTTCGCGATCTTTGCGCCTTTGCGGTAAGAATTTATGAATTATCCAGGTTAATAAAAACTGACT
The genomic region above belongs to candidate division KSB1 bacterium and contains:
- a CDS encoding dipeptidase — translated: MVHKVIVILSMLIVSSLFLSCEVTMSEEELTAKARGIHENLLTIDTHDDIPLTFASEEVDPGVRGDRQMDLPKMIEGGLDAGFFIVFVGQTERTPENYAKAKEDAMTKFNAIHRMTEEMYPDKIELAYTADDVVRINNSGKLVACIGIENGYVVGKDLSLLKKYHDLGARYITLAHNGHNDICDSANPREQLGDSESEHNGVSEFGKKVIAEMNRLGIMVDVSHISKKSMLDAVSLSKAPVIASHSSTRALCDVSRNMDDEQLQALKTNGGVIQTVALGNFVKNPPEKQTAMETLFEELGVRGRRAIRQLSDEKQAVYRKRRDEINEKWPPATVQDFVDHIDHAVKLIGIDHVGISSDFDGGGGIEGWKDASETFNVTLELVRRGYSEEEITKIWGGNLLRVWREVERVASEMQATASNN
- a CDS encoding GNAT family N-acetyltransferase is translated as MQFEIVHAKSEHLDHVVNLFNDYREYYEQEPNLKKARNFISARLSREDSVIFLALSIESDMSMALGFTQLYPSFSSVSTKRLWILNDLFVSDEARRFGVARALMEKARNFAIETDSKGLILETAIDNGPAQALYESLGYTRDDEYYRYFLNV
- a CDS encoding DUF3052 family protein is translated as MKQQAGYSKRKLVQKLGIKAGDRMIILNAPNNYDRILSPLPDQVDRKDKLDGTFDFIQYFTKSKIQLAEDLPTLKDHLVKNGMIWISWPKMASKVPTDMTEDEVRRAAFPLHLVDIKVCAVDEIWSGLKLVIRKEYR
- a CDS encoding carboxylate-amine ligase — encoded protein: MKIEDLTIGIEEEFQIIDPDTRELTSYIGKFLEQGAVLFRDQVQPEFMQSQIEVGSHVCRNIKEARQEIRRLRSIVAEIAEKNNRKIIAAGTHPFSSWKDQLVTEKERYKTLEANMSILARRLLIFGMHIHIGIPDRNLRIDIMNQLTYFAPHIFALSTSSPFWRGKFTGLKSYRAVIFGDLPRTGIPEYFRTADDYDNLVKTLLKTKCIEDPTKIWWDLRPHPKFDTIEFRICDCTTKIDEVIALAALVQAIVAKLILLRKKNLTWRIYRRELIAENKWRAMKDGIDGKLLDLGKQEEVPARFLIAELIEFVDDVVDELGSREDVEYIRTILNEGTSADRQLKKHQETDNLESVVDMLADETIMGCE